From Pectinophora gossypiella chromosome 16, ilPecGoss1.1, whole genome shotgun sequence, one genomic window encodes:
- the LOC126373710 gene encoding uncharacterized protein K02A2.6-like, whose protein sequence is MSSNLGILTVFDHNVHQWNTYKSRLRQWYIANDITNTNDAAGTKRRAVLLSALTEGTYKLAADLALPKDLQEIPYEDILTLLDNHFTPKRLGFGERHNFYAATQQPGETHTQWAARLRGLTAHCSFNNVEEALRDRFIMGMAPGLEKEKLYALDITQLTLAKAVEQAETVRCARAGAAAAAANPATMPEQLFKIEKSDKSKASAGKVKCAVCGYNNHKSNECRFANYVCKRCNTKGHLRRMCPNKINYVNTGAGGESDDDGELYNIRSFKGEPVVESVCVNGRKFQFEIDSGSAVTVISESMYNTHFKAVPLSTTRKKLMTYTGNNIMCVGCIRVNISYAGMTHPLDVYVVREGGPPLLGRDFMSLFKLQFITINYCQYSDLTMEQLQGQYPELFSEKLGEFNKYKIKLLLKDNSKPVFMKARPVAFALREKVGIELDRLVQLGILQPVEYAEYASPIVPVLKRNGSVRICVDYSVTINKQLLVEQYPLPTIRELFSKLHGGETFSKLDLSMAYNQFMLDEESQRLTCINTHRGLFKYTRLVFGLASAPAIFQRAMECLLSGMNGVVCLLDDILITGKNKEEHLERLHAVLQKLQSSGLTLQKEKCDFFKHEINYLGYVVDKTGLRKSPEKVAAILEAPIPTNISQLQSFLGLVNYYRNFVIGASSILSPLYDLLKKGHKWCWSTVHNKAFKTIKKCLASDQVLTHYNQNAKLILTVDASPSGLGAILSQVGKDGQEKPISFASRTLSTAEKRYAQIQKEATAIIFGVRRFHQYLYGRSEPFTLRTDHKPLISIFGPHKGIPEVSANRLQRYAMFLCGYNYTIEYIRSSDNSADYLSRASLPPPPQDAHNQSAGAPQLNSDDAASIDRAAYVCFVVEGNMPITVKVLSEETNKDVLLSRVKEYIAGGWPKKICDQGIKPYHMCRTQLAIENGCIMRGHKVVIPESLRNKIMSDLHTSHLGIVKTKSEARSRFWFPGIDEAIEKMIGTCGVCIQLRPSPARAPVSPWEKPPYSFHRLHVDFLGPINGRMYYIIVDAYSKWVEAYEMNNTTTSVAVIEKMCDFISRFGLPKVVVSDNGTAFCSKEFKKFCDLNGISHLTTPAYHPASNGQAESFVKIVKKGIKSSVLEGRNVKESKLKLCRYLMDYRNSIHSTTGLSPAQMVFGRKLKTRMDLFDPKSSPLSSPTQINHHLNAQCTQTKTQNESKWQKLKKGDLVLYKKYQNKNSYCWCKGVIE, encoded by the coding sequence ATGTCTAGTAATTTGGGAATTTTAACGGTCTTTGACCATAATGTGCACCAATGGAATACTTACAAAAGTCGACTTCGACAGTGGTATATTGCAAATGACATAACAAATACGAACGACGCAGCAGGAACAAAGAGACGAGCCGTGTTGCTAAGCGCACTCACGGAAGGTACCTACAAGTTGGCAGCGGATTTAGCCCTGCCAAAGGACTTACAAGAGATACCTTATGAAGACATTTTGACACTGCTGGACAATCACTTCACGCCAAAACGTTTGGGGTTTGGCGAAAGGCACAATTTTTACGCAGCAACACAACAACCCGGGGAAACGCACACACAGTGGGCAGCCCGACTTCGCGGGCTGACAGCTCATTGCAGCTTTAACAACGTCGAGGAAGCCTTGCGTGATCGCTTCATAATGGGTATGGCACCAGGGCTAGAGAAGGAGAAGCTGTATGCACTAGACATAACGCAGCTAACGCTGGCCAAAGCTGTGGAGCAAGCGGAGACCGTACGATGCGCGCGAGCCGGCGCAGCCGCCGCCGCGGCGAACCCAGCGACGATGCCCGAGCAGCTGTTTAAGATTGAGAAAAGTGATAAAAGTAAGGCCAGTGCGGGAAAAGTTAAATGTGCAGTGTGCGGGTATAATAATCACAAAAGTAATGAGTGTCGTTTTGCTAATTACGTTTGTAAGCGGTGTAACACGAAGGGTCACTTGCGTAGGATGTGTCCTAATAAGATAAACTACGTAAATACGGGTGCCGGAGGCGAAAGCGACGATGACGGTGAGTTATATAATATCCGTTCATTCAAAGGTGAACCTGTTGTGGAATCTGTTTGCGTTAATGGACGTAAATTTCAATTCGAAATTGATAGCGGGTCGGCTGTTACGGTCATCTCGGAAAGTATGTATAATACTCATTTTAAGGCTGTACCATTGTCGACTACAAGGAAGAAGCTAATGACCTACACCGGTAACAACATAATGTGCGTAGGTTGTATTCGAGTGAATATATCATATGCGGGAATGACTCACCCGCTCGATGTATATGTAGTACGAGAAGGCGGGCCGCCGCTGTTGGGCAGGGACtttatgtctttatttaaattgcaGTTCATTACAATTAACTATTGTCAATATTCTGACCTTACAATGGAACAGTTGCAAGGACAATATCCAGAACTTTTCTCCGAAAAACTGggtgaatttaataaatataaaataaaactgttattAAAAGACAACTCAAAACCAGTTTTTATGAAAGCCCGGCCCGTCGCCTTTGCCCTGCGGGAAAAGGTGGGGATAGAACTAGATAGACTAGTTCAGTTAGGTATTCTTCAGCCTGTCGAATATGCTGAATATGCATCTCCGATAGTACCTGTTCTTAAGCGAAACGGCTCAGTAAGAATATGCGTAGATTATTCGGtcacaataaacaaacaactgTTGGTAGAACAATATCCTCTGCCAACTATTAGGGAGTTGTTTTCAAAATTGCATGGCGGGGAAACCTTTTCCAAATTAGATTTATCCATGGCGTACAATCAATTTATGTTAGATGAGGAGTCGCAACGTCTAACGTGTATCAATACACATCGAGGACTTTTTAAATACACTCGGTTGGTATTTGGCCTTGCAAGTGCTCCTGCGATATTTCAGCGTGCCATGGAATGTTTATTGTCTGGAATGAATGGCGTAGTGTGTCTGCTAGATGATATTCTTATAACAGGTAAGAATAAAGAGGAACATCTAGAAAGGTTACACGCCGTACTCCAAAAACTTCAAAGTTCAGGGTTAACtttgcaaaaagaaaaatgtgatttttttaaacatgAAATAAATTACTTGGGCTACGTAGTTGACAAAACTGGATTGAGAAAGTCACCGGAAAAAGTTGCAGCAATTTTAgaggccccgataccgactaaCATCAGTCAACTTCAATCATTTTTAGGCCTCGTAAATTATTACAGGAATTTTGTAATCGGTGCCTCAAGTATACTAAGCCCGTTAtatgatttattaaaaaaaggtcACAAGTGGTGTTGGAGTACTGTCCATAATAAAGCGTTCAAGACAATTAAAAAATGTCTGGCTTCAGACCAAGTACTAACACATTACAATCAAAATGCAAAGTTAATCCTGACTGTAGACGCGTCTCCTAGTGGTTTGGGAGCTATATTGTCGCAAGTCGGAAAAGATGGCCAGGAGAAACCTATTTCTTTTGCGTCACGAACACTGAGTACAGCGGAGAAAAGGTATGCGCAGATACAGAAAGAAGCGACCGCAATCATTTTTGGAGTGCGGCGCTTCCATCAGTATTTATACGGAAGATCAGAGCCATTCACATTACGTACTGATCATAAACCCCTTATATCCATTTTCGGTCCGCATAAAGGCATTCCAGAGGTATCGGCTAATCGCTTGCAAAGGTATGCAATGTTTTTATGTGGATACAACTATACAATTGAATATATACGCAGCTCTGATAACAGCGCGGATTACCTATCGCGCGCCAgtctgccgccgccgccgcaggaTGCGCACAACCAGTCCGCGGGCGCGCCGCAGCTAAACTCGGATGATGCGGCTTCAATAGATCGCGCAGCTTATGTCTGTTTCGTAGTAGAAGGTAATATGCCGATAACGGTAAAAGTTTTAAGCGAAGAAACAAATAAGGACGTGTTATTAAGTCGCGTAAAGGAATACATTGCGGGCGGTTGGCCGAAAAAAATATGTGATCAGGGAATCAAACCTTATCACATGTGTAGAACACAACTTGCAATAGAAAATGGATGTATTATGAGGGGACATAAGGTTGTTATTCCGGAATCATTGCGTAACAAAATAATGTCTGATTTACATACGTCACATTTAGGGATTGTAAAAACAAAGTCAGAAGCGCGTTCACGATTTTGGTTCCCTGGCATAGACGAGGCGATTGAAAAAATGATAGGTACATGTGGCGTATGTATCCAACTGCGACCTTCGCCCGCGCGCGCGCCTGTTTCGCCGTGGGAGAAACCCCCCTATTCCTTCCATCGGCTACATGTGGATTTTCTTGGCCCAATAAATGGTCGAATGTATTACATAATAGTTGATGCGTATAGTAAGTGGGTTGAGGCCTACGAAATGAATAACACAACTACTTCCGTTGCGGTGATCGAAAAAATGTGCGATTTTATATCTAGGTTCGGCTTACCAAAGGTTGTAGTTAGTGACAATGGTACAGCTTTTTGTTCCAAAGAGTTTAAAAAATTTTGTGATCTAAACGGGATCTCACACTTAACAACACCGGCTTATCATCCAGCAAGTAACGGCCAAGCCGAAAGCTTtgtaaaaatagttaaaaaaggaataaaatcaAGTGTACTAGAAGGTCGTAATGTCAAGGAAAGTAAGTTAAAGTTATGCAGATATCTCATGGACTACAGGAATTCAATACATTCCACCACAGGGTTGTCACCAGCGCAAATGGTTTTCGGTAGGAAATTAAAAACACGAATGGATTTATTTGACCCTAAATCGTCGCCGCTTTCGTCACCAACACAAATTAATCATCACTTGAATGCACAGTGTACGCAAACTAAAACTCAAAATGAATCTAagtggcagaaattaaaaaaaggagatttagtattatataaaaagtatcaaaataAGAATAGTTACTGTTGGTGTAAGGGAgtgattgaa